From the Candidatus Saccharimonadaceae bacterium ML1 genome, one window contains:
- a CDS encoding FtsX domain-containing protein, whose product MFGENVGIGKEPVSAREKRVWLKSVQEKLKGQTYQACYRNTAEQTILEKIQRDYTEMKHNERTTGYEKPHLLYDYPTEPCGDIIVKEDSRTAAEKQADMNADDVQKKLGTYVAPRHQLVTFQIVGIKYAQPYIDYTKGLDEYVKSLLTAQNTSMTLDIPLQMYNTLPEHLKAQDIRREHSVRPSRSMDANEDFAARVLEFASSEKARAFLDNETCPSSSTQCGKKFLAAPYGSNYLIIDEIGKLFTRIAAIAFPVALGLAAVIIWFTVSRIMAENRKETAVYRAMGAKRRDIAHIYVVYIMLIALRVVLVSAIVGIVIALAVDYSYGRTLTDTAATAFGIIDRAPAVRLFNVDSSLLLVVVAAIVAISLVASMQPLVRNTMRNPIRDIRDE is encoded by the coding sequence TTGTTTGGCGAAAATGTAGGTATCGGGAAAGAGCCGGTCTCGGCGCGCGAAAAGCGAGTTTGGCTCAAGTCGGTACAAGAAAAGTTGAAAGGACAAACCTACCAGGCATGCTACCGCAACACTGCCGAACAAACGATATTAGAGAAAATCCAGCGTGATTATACTGAAATGAAACATAATGAGCGCACGACAGGATATGAAAAGCCGCACTTACTCTACGATTATCCGACGGAACCGTGCGGCGATATTATCGTAAAGGAAGATTCGCGCACCGCCGCCGAAAAACAGGCGGATATGAACGCTGACGACGTGCAGAAAAAGCTTGGCACGTATGTTGCGCCAAGACATCAGCTTGTTACATTTCAAATTGTTGGTATTAAGTATGCCCAACCGTATATTGATTACACCAAGGGACTAGATGAGTATGTAAAGAGTTTGCTAACTGCTCAGAATACATCAATGACGCTTGATATACCGCTCCAAATGTACAATACGCTGCCGGAACATTTGAAAGCTCAAGACATTCGCCGCGAGCATAGTGTGCGACCATCGCGATCTATGGACGCGAATGAAGATTTCGCGGCGCGCGTCCTTGAATTTGCCAGCTCCGAAAAGGCTCGGGCGTTTCTTGACAACGAGACCTGTCCGTCGTCGAGCACGCAGTGCGGCAAAAAATTTCTCGCTGCGCCATATGGTTCAAATTACCTCATCATTGATGAAATCGGCAAGCTATTCACTAGAATTGCCGCAATTGCGTTTCCGGTAGCGCTCGGGCTTGCCGCGGTTATCATTTGGTTTACAGTTTCGCGTATCATGGCAGAGAACCGCAAAGAAACTGCTGTGTACCGCGCAATGGGCGCGAAGCGTCGCGACATTGCTCATATTTATGTTGTGTATATTATGCTCATTGCTTTGCGTGTCGTGCTTGTTTCTGCGATAGTCGGAATCGTAATAGCCTTAGCGGTCGATTACTCGTATGGTAGAACGCTGACCGATACAGCGGCGACGGCATTTGGTATTATTGATCGCGCACCAGCCGTTCGTTTATTTAATGTTGATTCGTCGTTATTGCTTGTTGTGGTCGCAGCGATCGTAGCTATTAGTCTGGTCGCGAGCATGCAGCCGCTTGTGCGCAATACGATGCGTAATCCTATTCGCGATATACGCGATGAGTGA
- a CDS encoding replication-relaxation family protein produces the protein MKMDKRSALKQGQIDILETLYKYRFGSRQLLADSLGIKSGSNLFEKLNVLMKHGFVARLYDKSYKLRGVPAAYYLTPKGLRQLQLIHGSERVTDAIIKASYRDKVVSQSFVNHVVDVYSCTNKLQHQYPPLKVFLRREMALYSYFPANPPDVFLSLKTNGGLQRFFFDVVSKDAPPSAINRRLVNYMEFFDEGGWDETGSDLPKLLFLLENPAAENRLRRAAHAVRSRFNLDDEIEIYTATTEGLLGEDSAIWSNIDEPGELLSLDEL, from the coding sequence ATGAAAATGGACAAACGTTCAGCTCTCAAGCAGGGGCAGATAGACATACTGGAAACGTTGTACAAATATCGGTTTGGTAGTCGTCAACTGTTGGCGGATAGTTTGGGCATTAAGTCGGGTTCAAATTTGTTTGAAAAGTTGAACGTGTTGATGAAGCACGGTTTTGTGGCTAGACTATATGACAAAAGCTACAAATTGCGGGGCGTGCCAGCGGCGTATTATTTAACGCCAAAAGGACTTAGGCAGCTGCAATTGATTCATGGCAGTGAACGCGTTACCGACGCCATTATCAAAGCGAGCTACCGCGACAAAGTCGTCAGCCAATCATTCGTTAATCATGTAGTTGATGTGTATTCGTGCACCAATAAGCTACAGCACCAATATCCACCGTTAAAAGTATTTTTGCGACGTGAAATGGCGCTTTATAGCTACTTTCCGGCTAATCCACCCGATGTCTTTTTGTCGCTCAAAACGAACGGTGGGTTGCAGCGATTTTTCTTTGATGTTGTATCCAAAGACGCGCCACCTAGTGCCATCAATCGCCGTCTGGTAAATTATATGGAATTTTTCGATGAGGGTGGCTGGGATGAGACTGGCAGTGATTTGCCTAAGCTCCTGTTTTTGCTGGAAAATCCAGCTGCAGAAAACCGCTTGCGGCGCGCTGCCCATGCCGTGCGGAGTCGGTTTAACCTAGATGATGAAATCGAGATATATACGGCGACGACTGAAGGTCTGCTGGGTGAAGATTCTGCGATTTGGTCGAATATTGATGAGCCTGGTGAGCTTCTTTCCTTAGATGAGTTGTAA